One segment of Streptomyces sp. NBC_00576 DNA contains the following:
- a CDS encoding MMPL family transporter — MGAEKTATGARRRRTVPLLVLGLWVGVLAIVGPFAAKLSEVQHDRITDYLPANADSTQVARIQDQLPGGETTQLVLVYHRAGGLTAADETTAAEQVDRIAGEHVLAATPQGVPSADGTTLMYPVTSNEPGTDEKKRDALVQDVREVAHSEGGLGVEVGGPGALATDAGEVYDSLGGPLLYTTVAVVALLLILIYRSPVLWLVPLVVAGIADFLSMGVAYGLNQAFGTTISGQSSGIMTILVFGAGTDYALLLVSRYREELRRFERPYDAMAAALRGCGPAVLASSGTVAAGVLCLLAADLNSSRSMGPLGAVGVLCALVAMLTLLPAILVLLGRRVFWPLVPAYGSTPKTRRLSLFAAMGSSAGRRPLVVLASGAVLLGALALGVLNLPGPGKEEDAFVDKPDSVVAMESLAKAYPGRGSQPISVITPAGQADRTLATIRGADGISDARKERTGDGWTEITVFAQDAPQSAAETTTIERLREDLKGSYVGGPSAQQIDLVDTNTRDVWVVVPIVLLSVLLILIALLRSLVAPLMLVVAVVAVWGASLGIGGLVFGPLFGFDGTDPGLGLLSFVFLVALGVDYGIFLMHRMREESLRGADPVAAALTALRTTGGVIASAGLVLAATFAVLTNMGLVQLVELGFVIAVGVLLDTFLVRTYLVTSASVALGRRVWWPGALSRRPDPDAVRPERQPEPV; from the coding sequence ATGGGGGCCGAAAAGACAGCGACGGGCGCACGGCGCCGACGAACCGTGCCCTTGCTCGTGCTCGGGCTGTGGGTCGGGGTGCTCGCGATCGTGGGGCCGTTCGCGGCGAAGCTTTCCGAGGTGCAGCACGACCGGATCACCGACTATCTGCCCGCGAACGCCGACTCGACCCAAGTCGCCCGAATCCAGGACCAGTTGCCCGGCGGCGAGACCACCCAGCTGGTCCTCGTCTACCACCGCGCCGGCGGACTCACCGCCGCAGACGAGACGACGGCCGCCGAACAGGTCGACCGGATCGCCGGCGAGCACGTCCTGGCGGCCACCCCACAGGGCGTACCGTCCGCCGACGGCACCACGCTCATGTACCCGGTGACCAGCAACGAGCCCGGCACCGACGAGAAGAAACGGGACGCCCTCGTCCAAGACGTGCGCGAAGTCGCCCACAGCGAGGGCGGGTTGGGCGTCGAGGTCGGCGGGCCGGGGGCGCTGGCCACCGATGCCGGCGAGGTCTACGACTCGCTCGGCGGACCGCTGCTCTACACCACGGTCGCCGTGGTCGCCCTGCTCCTGATCCTCATCTACCGCAGCCCGGTGCTGTGGCTGGTCCCGCTCGTCGTGGCCGGTATCGCCGACTTCCTGTCGATGGGCGTCGCCTACGGCCTCAATCAGGCCTTCGGAACGACGATTTCGGGCCAGAGCTCGGGCATCATGACGATCCTCGTCTTCGGCGCGGGCACGGACTACGCCCTCCTCCTCGTCTCCCGCTACCGCGAGGAACTGCGGCGCTTCGAGCGGCCGTACGACGCCATGGCGGCCGCCCTGCGCGGCTGCGGGCCCGCAGTCCTGGCCTCCTCCGGGACGGTCGCCGCCGGGGTGCTGTGTCTGCTCGCCGCCGACCTCAACTCCAGCCGCAGCATGGGCCCGTTGGGTGCGGTGGGCGTGTTGTGCGCGCTCGTCGCCATGCTGACCCTGCTCCCCGCGATCCTGGTGCTGCTGGGCCGCCGGGTGTTCTGGCCGCTCGTGCCCGCATACGGCAGCACGCCCAAGACGCGCCGGCTGTCGCTGTTCGCCGCGATGGGCAGCTCCGCCGGACGCCGGCCACTGGTGGTCCTCGCGAGCGGCGCGGTCCTGCTCGGAGCGCTCGCCCTGGGGGTACTGAACCTGCCCGGACCGGGCAAGGAGGAGGACGCCTTCGTCGACAAGCCGGACTCGGTCGTCGCGATGGAGTCCCTGGCCAAGGCCTATCCCGGCCGGGGCAGCCAGCCCATCAGCGTCATCACCCCGGCCGGGCAGGCCGACCGGACCCTCGCGACGATCCGGGGCGCCGACGGGATCAGCGACGCGCGGAAGGAACGTACCGGCGACGGCTGGACCGAGATCACCGTCTTCGCGCAGGACGCGCCCCAGTCGGCCGCCGAGACCACGACCATCGAGAGGCTGAGGGAGGACCTGAAGGGTTCGTACGTCGGCGGACCGAGCGCCCAGCAGATCGACCTGGTCGACACCAACACGCGGGATGTGTGGGTCGTCGTACCCATCGTGCTGCTGTCCGTGCTGCTGATCCTGATCGCGCTGCTGCGCTCGCTCGTCGCACCGCTGATGCTGGTGGTCGCCGTCGTCGCGGTGTGGGGAGCCTCGCTCGGCATCGGCGGACTGGTGTTCGGCCCGCTGTTCGGCTTCGACGGCACCGACCCAGGACTCGGCCTGCTGTCCTTCGTGTTCCTGGTCGCCCTCGGCGTCGACTACGGCATCTTCCTCATGCACCGGATGCGCGAGGAGTCCCTGCGGGGCGCGGACCCGGTGGCCGCCGCACTGACCGCGCTGCGCACGACGGGCGGGGTCATCGCCTCCGCCGGGCTGGTCCTCGCGGCGACCTTCGCGGTACTGACGAACATGGGCCTCGTACAACTCGTAGAGCTGGGCTTCGTCATCGCGGTCGGGGTGCTCCTGGACACCTTCCTCGTCCGGACGTACCTGGTGACGAGCGCGAGCGTGGCACTGGGCCGACGGGTGTGGTGGCCGGGCGCGCTGTCCCGCAGGCCCGACCCGGACGCCGTACGACCGGAACGGCAGCCGGAACCCGTATGA
- a CDS encoding sialidase family protein, with protein MTPLSRILLAATTGAALITGTGIGTDLTATTAQAATRASCTSSVPYVAGQGGYDTYRIPATVTTGKGTLLAFAEGRHDSAGDSGNIDVVLRRSTDGGCTWGPLSVVAAGDGDTRGNPAPVVDEKTGRIVLVTSYNDGAVTEAQIMRGEATPEQSRRVFVQTSSGANDGRSFTPPRDITAQVKLPNWRWYATGPGHAVYLSRGPHAGRIVIPSNHSTAPPTGSSDTGQESRYYGGHAIYSDNGGGTWRVGFVDASYDGIENANETSAAQLPDGRLYFSSRDQNGLMPGNRLDSYSSDGAESLDRPYTVQSTLNDVPIVQGSVLQLRGDSDALLFSGPSEPTARRSMAIWRSGDGGETFEKVLTLSDRRAAYSDLVLVDRQVVGVLYETGTAGTYESIEFRRVVVGGVG; from the coding sequence ATGACGCCCCTGAGCCGTATCCTGCTCGCCGCGACCACCGGCGCGGCCCTGATCACCGGCACCGGAATCGGCACCGACCTCACCGCGACGACGGCCCAGGCGGCCACCCGCGCCTCCTGCACCTCGTCCGTCCCGTACGTCGCGGGCCAGGGCGGCTACGACACGTACCGCATCCCCGCCACCGTCACGACCGGCAAGGGCACCCTTCTGGCCTTCGCCGAGGGCAGACACGACAGCGCGGGGGACAGCGGCAACATCGACGTGGTCCTGCGCCGCTCCACGGACGGCGGCTGCACCTGGGGCCCACTGTCGGTGGTCGCCGCCGGGGACGGTGACACGCGTGGCAATCCGGCGCCGGTGGTGGACGAGAAGACGGGCCGCATCGTCCTGGTGACGTCGTACAACGACGGTGCGGTGACGGAGGCCCAGATCATGCGCGGCGAGGCGACGCCGGAGCAGAGCCGCAGGGTCTTCGTCCAGACAAGCTCCGGCGCGAACGACGGCCGCAGTTTCACGCCCCCGCGCGACATCACGGCCCAGGTGAAACTCCCGAACTGGCGCTGGTACGCGACAGGTCCGGGGCACGCTGTGTATCTGTCGAGGGGCCCGCACGCGGGCAGGATCGTGATCCCGTCCAACCACTCGACGGCCCCGCCGACGGGTTCGTCCGACACCGGCCAGGAGTCCAGGTACTACGGCGGCCACGCGATCTACAGCGACAACGGCGGCGGTACGTGGCGCGTCGGCTTCGTCGACGCCTCCTACGACGGCATCGAGAACGCCAACGAGACCAGCGCCGCCCAACTCCCGGACGGACGCCTGTACTTCTCGTCCAGGGACCAGAACGGCCTGATGCCGGGGAACCGGTTGGACTCCTACTCGAGCGACGGCGCGGAGTCCTTGGACCGCCCGTACACCGTCCAGTCGACCCTGAACGACGTTCCGATCGTGCAGGGCAGCGTGCTTCAACTGCGGGGCGACTCCGATGCGTTGCTGTTCTCCGGGCCGTCTGAGCCTACGGCGCGGCGGTCGATGGCCATCTGGCGGAGCGGGGACGGGGGAGAGACGTTCGAGAAGGTGCTGACGTTGTCGGACCGGAGGGCGGCCTACTCGGATCTGGTGCTGGTGGACCGGCAGGTGGTGGGGGTGCTGTACGAGACGGGGACCGCGGGGACTTACGAGTCGATCGAGTTTCGGCGGGTGGTGGTGGGTGGGGTGGGCTGA
- a CDS encoding response regulator transcription factor — MTAIRVLLADDQTLVRAAFAMLVESAPGMEVVGQAGTGRQAVELARSARADLVVMDIRMPDLDGIEATRLIAADEDLAGVKVLVLTTYDTDEHVVEALRAGASGFLVKDTRPAELLDAIRTVAAGEALLSPGPTASLIARLLRSAEAPAPTGGPECLSERERGVLGLVARGLNNTEIAETLGLSPLTAKTHVSRIMGKLGARDRAQLVIVAYESGLVTPGAG, encoded by the coding sequence GTGACTGCCATTCGTGTACTGCTCGCCGACGACCAGACGCTCGTACGGGCGGCGTTCGCGATGCTCGTCGAGTCGGCGCCGGGCATGGAGGTGGTGGGGCAGGCGGGTACGGGCCGCCAAGCCGTCGAACTGGCCCGCAGTGCCCGTGCCGACCTGGTCGTCATGGACATCCGCATGCCCGACCTCGACGGCATCGAGGCGACCCGTCTGATCGCCGCCGACGAGGACCTGGCGGGCGTGAAGGTGCTGGTTCTGACGACGTACGACACGGACGAGCACGTGGTGGAGGCGCTGCGCGCGGGCGCGTCGGGCTTCCTGGTCAAGGACACGAGGCCCGCGGAACTCCTGGACGCGATCCGCACGGTGGCGGCAGGCGAGGCCCTGCTCTCCCCGGGCCCCACGGCCAGCCTGATCGCCCGCCTGCTGCGCAGCGCCGAGGCACCGGCGCCGACGGGCGGCCCCGAATGCCTGTCGGAGCGGGAACGCGGGGTGCTGGGACTGGTCGCGCGGGGCCTCAACAACACGGAGATCGCGGAGACACTGGGCCTGAGCCCGCTGACCGCGAAGACCCACGTCAGCCGGATCATGGGGAAGCTGGGCGCGCGGGACCGGGCGCAGCTGGTGATCGTGGCGTACGAGTCGGGGTTGGTGACGCCGGGGGCGGGGTGA
- a CDS encoding ABC transporter permease: MVAIARILARRIILLVPLMLGIVLFVFLVMRFSDVDPASAFFQGANPTPQQLHDFREQNGLLDPFPVRYFHFIADLLQGDMGISALTRAPVLDQVTTALPLTLQLTFLGLGIAVVLSLLGGVTAAIYRDRLPDQIIRVVSLTGVAAPGFWLALLMIQYLAVDLGWFPTGGYINPADSFTGWLKTMTLPAFALSLPVAAQLTRIVRTAVVEELDKDYVRTAIGSGLPPRVVVGRNVLRNALINPLTVLGLRVGYLLGGAVVIETIFSLPGMGKLMIDAVKNGDPAVVQGVVLTTATGFVIVNLVIDILYLLVNPRLRDAA; the protein is encoded by the coding sequence GTGGTCGCCATCGCCCGAATCCTGGCCCGCAGGATCATCCTGCTCGTCCCGCTGATGCTCGGCATCGTGCTGTTCGTGTTCCTCGTCATGCGGTTCTCGGACGTCGACCCGGCCTCCGCGTTCTTCCAGGGCGCCAACCCGACCCCGCAGCAACTGCACGACTTCCGCGAACAGAACGGCCTGCTCGATCCGTTCCCCGTCCGCTACTTCCACTTCATCGCCGACCTGCTCCAGGGCGACATGGGCATCAGCGCGCTGACCCGCGCGCCGGTGCTCGACCAGGTGACCACCGCCCTTCCCCTCACCCTCCAACTCACCTTCCTGGGCCTGGGTATCGCGGTGGTCCTGTCCCTGTTGGGCGGCGTCACGGCGGCCATCTACCGCGACCGCCTCCCCGACCAGATCATCCGCGTCGTGTCGCTCACGGGCGTCGCGGCCCCCGGCTTCTGGCTGGCGCTGCTGATGATCCAGTACCTGGCCGTCGACCTGGGCTGGTTCCCGACCGGCGGCTACATCAACCCGGCCGACTCCTTCACCGGCTGGCTGAAGACGATGACCCTCCCGGCCTTCGCGCTCTCCCTCCCGGTCGCCGCGCAGCTCACGCGCATCGTCCGTACGGCGGTGGTCGAGGAGTTGGACAAGGACTACGTCCGTACGGCGATCGGCAGCGGCCTGCCACCGAGGGTGGTGGTGGGCCGCAATGTGCTGCGCAACGCGCTCATCAACCCGCTCACGGTGCTGGGCCTGCGCGTCGGTTATCTGCTCGGCGGCGCGGTGGTGATCGAGACGATCTTCTCGCTCCCCGGGATGGGCAAGCTGATGATCGACGCCGTGAAGAACGGCGACCCGGCCGTGGTCCAGGGAGTGGTCCTGACCACGGCGACCGGCTTCGTGATCGTGAACCTGGTCATCGACATCCTCTATCTCCTGGTCAACCCACGACTGAGGGACGCGGCCTGA
- a CDS encoding ABC transporter ATP-binding protein, which yields MSTSTAVSASESTSTPLVELSDTHVVHKARSGGLFTRDRVYALTGADFTVAPGETVGVVGESGCGKSTLAKVLVGVQPPTSGQVSFRGDDLWTMKPAERRSAIGTGTGMIFQDPSTALNRRLTVRQILRDPLDVHRRGTTKEREERVRELMGLVGLPRALADGLPGQLSGGQRQRVAIARALALDPDLVVADEPTSALDVSVRAQILNLLLDLKERLGLALVFVSHDIQTVRRMSDRVITMYLGRIVEESPADEVTDGARHPYTRALFSATPGLLDPIHPIPLVGPVPSATHPPSGCPFRTRCWKATEACAEAMPEFTAASIPGHRFRCHHPVEEGRATRELVAQAVAAVPDVQKSPVADAPETASAPPHAPKDPREP from the coding sequence GTGAGCACCAGTACAGCTGTGTCGGCCTCCGAGTCGACCTCGACTCCGTTGGTGGAACTGTCGGACACCCACGTCGTCCACAAGGCCCGCAGCGGCGGCCTGTTCACCCGTGACCGCGTGTACGCCCTGACAGGCGCCGACTTCACGGTCGCGCCCGGCGAAACGGTGGGCGTGGTGGGCGAGTCGGGCTGCGGAAAGTCGACGCTGGCGAAGGTGCTGGTGGGCGTACAACCACCGACGTCGGGCCAAGTCTCCTTCCGCGGGGACGACTTGTGGACGATGAAGCCGGCGGAGCGCAGGTCGGCGATCGGCACAGGCACCGGCATGATCTTTCAGGACCCCTCGACGGCCCTGAACCGCCGACTGACGGTCCGCCAGATTCTCCGCGACCCGCTGGACGTACACAGGCGAGGAACGACGAAGGAACGAGAGGAGCGGGTACGGGAGTTGATGGGCCTGGTAGGACTCCCGCGCGCCCTGGCGGACGGCCTCCCGGGCCAGCTGTCGGGCGGCCAGCGCCAACGAGTGGCCATCGCAAGGGCGTTGGCACTCGACCCTGACCTGGTGGTGGCGGACGAACCGACCAGCGCGCTGGACGTATCGGTCCGTGCCCAGATCCTGAACCTCCTCCTGGACCTGAAGGAGCGCCTGGGCCTGGCCCTGGTCTTCGTCTCGCACGACATCCAGACGGTACGGCGGATGAGCGACCGGGTGATCACGATGTACCTGGGCCGGATCGTGGAGGAGTCCCCGGCGGACGAGGTGACGGACGGGGCGCGTCACCCGTACACGCGGGCGCTGTTCTCGGCGACGCCGGGCCTGCTGGACCCCATCCACCCGATCCCGCTGGTGGGCCCGGTCCCCTCGGCGACGCACCCCCCGTCCGGCTGCCCGTTCCGCACCCGCTGCTGGAAGGCGACCGAGGCATGCGCGGAGGCGATGCCGGAGTTCACGGCCGCGTCAATCCCGGGACACCGGTTCCGTTGCCACCACCCTGTGGAGGAGGGCCGGGCGACGCGGGAACTGGTCGCCCAGGCGGTTGCCGCCGTGCCCGACGTGCAGAAAAGCCCTGTAGCCGACGCCCCCGAGACCGCCTCCGCACCGCCGCACGCCCCGAAAGATCCCAGGGAGCCCTGA
- a CDS encoding dihydrodipicolinate synthase family protein, which yields MTFPTPLTGVVPPVCTPLTPDRGVDVRSLVRLVDHLVEAGVDGLFVLGSSSEAAYLTDDQRRLVVETVVGHVAGALPVLAGAIDMTTPRVLDHVRSVSAAGADAVVVTAPFYTRTHPSEIARHFRLVASGSPVPVVAYDLPASVHSKLPPGLVLELAADGVLAGLKDSSGDLASFRAVVTGAREHPGVSGFSVLTGSELLVDAALALGADGAVPGLANVDPDGYVRLTRFCRAGDWERARAEQERLCVLFGMVGAGDPLRMGGSSAGLGAFKAALYLRGVIDCPVTADPQIPLSEDEVERVGKFLAGAGLL from the coding sequence ATGACCTTCCCCACCCCGCTGACCGGTGTCGTCCCTCCTGTATGTACTCCGCTGACACCGGACCGCGGGGTGGACGTGCGCTCACTCGTCAGGCTGGTCGACCACCTGGTGGAGGCGGGCGTGGACGGCCTGTTCGTGCTCGGTTCGTCGTCGGAGGCGGCCTATCTGACGGACGACCAGCGCAGGCTCGTGGTGGAGACGGTGGTGGGGCATGTCGCCGGCGCGCTGCCTGTCCTGGCGGGCGCGATCGACATGACGACACCCCGAGTACTTGACCACGTACGGTCGGTCTCGGCGGCCGGCGCGGACGCGGTCGTCGTCACGGCCCCCTTCTACACCCGCACGCACCCCTCGGAGATCGCCCGCCACTTCCGCCTGGTGGCGTCGGGCAGCCCGGTCCCGGTGGTGGCGTACGACCTCCCGGCCTCCGTCCACAGCAAACTGCCCCCGGGTCTGGTTCTGGAGCTGGCGGCCGACGGCGTCCTGGCCGGGTTGAAGGACTCCAGCGGCGACCTGGCGTCGTTCCGGGCGGTGGTGACGGGCGCGCGGGAACATCCCGGGGTCAGCGGTTTCAGCGTCCTGACGGGAAGCGAGCTGCTCGTCGACGCGGCGTTGGCGCTGGGTGCGGACGGGGCGGTGCCGGGGCTCGCGAACGTCGACCCGGACGGCTACGTACGCCTGACCCGGTTCTGCCGGGCGGGTGACTGGGAGCGGGCGCGTGCCGAGCAGGAACGGTTGTGCGTGCTGTTCGGGATGGTGGGGGCGGGGGATCCGCTGCGGATGGGGGGCAGCTCGGCGGGGCTGGGGGCGTTCAAGGCGGCGCTGTATTTGCGGGGGGTCATCGACTGTCCGGTGACTGCTGATCCGCAGATTCCGTTGTCGGAGGACGAGGTGGAGCGGGTGGGGAAGTTCTTGGCGGGGGCGGGGTTGTTGTGA
- a CDS encoding sensor histidine kinase, translating to MTSVVRTSGRPSLTAGRSLTEDDPVQPTTGRTAPVGWGERIMAAITRDPRSAPHALRNDVLLALTAALTATLLALFTDEGGSRPDVLDQGGLPDALGWLLLLAACVPIVWRRRRPMLVLVVVVAIAVPYHALDYNHNAPTAASYIALYTVAVTGRPLRTIVTGAVVLGIALSVMLTVSRHQAAELLGTSGWIVAVLFCGIDVRVYRQYVSAIVERAERAERTREEEARRRVAEERLRIARDLHDLLAHTITLVGVQTSVAAHILAADPDRLDRAAVAKALDDIADTCRTARGELRTTLEVLRDGQGAGDGRGPLPGLAGLPDLAETARASGAKVELTVRADEVPPAVGAAAYRIVQEALTNAVRHGGREDLTVRVLLYGGGGALRVEVADDGVGDAADTPGEGFGLVGMRERARSVGGTLDAGPGEDGGFTVSAVLPLPVNRKGEDAG from the coding sequence ATGACCTCCGTCGTACGAACGAGCGGGCGCCCCTCCCTGACGGCGGGGCGCTCGTTGACGGAGGATGACCCCGTGCAGCCAACCACCGGAAGAACGGCGCCTGTTGGATGGGGCGAGCGGATCATGGCCGCGATCACCCGCGACCCCCGCAGTGCCCCGCACGCCCTCCGCAACGACGTGCTGCTGGCGCTGACCGCCGCGCTGACCGCCACGCTCCTCGCCCTGTTCACCGACGAGGGAGGCAGCCGACCGGACGTACTCGACCAGGGCGGCCTTCCGGACGCGCTCGGCTGGCTGCTGCTGCTCGCCGCATGCGTGCCGATCGTGTGGCGGCGGCGCCGTCCGATGCTGGTGCTCGTGGTGGTGGTGGCGATCGCCGTGCCGTACCACGCGCTCGACTACAACCACAACGCGCCGACCGCGGCCTCGTACATCGCGCTGTACACGGTCGCCGTCACCGGCCGCCCGCTGCGCACGATCGTGACCGGCGCCGTGGTCCTCGGCATCGCCCTGAGCGTGATGCTCACGGTGAGCAGGCACCAGGCCGCCGAACTGCTGGGGACCTCCGGCTGGATCGTCGCGGTGCTCTTCTGCGGCATCGACGTCCGTGTCTACCGCCAGTACGTGTCGGCCATCGTCGAGCGCGCCGAACGAGCCGAACGCACCCGCGAGGAGGAAGCCCGACGCCGCGTCGCCGAGGAACGCCTGCGCATCGCCCGCGACCTGCACGACCTGCTGGCCCACACCATCACCCTCGTCGGCGTCCAGACGTCCGTGGCCGCCCACATCCTGGCCGCCGACCCGGACCGCCTGGACCGGGCCGCGGTGGCCAAGGCCCTCGACGACATCGCCGACACCTGCCGCACGGCACGCGGTGAGCTGCGCACGACGCTGGAGGTGCTGCGGGACGGCCAGGGGGCGGGAGACGGACGGGGCCCGTTGCCGGGACTGGCCGGCCTGCCCGACCTCGCGGAGACCGCGCGGGCGTCGGGCGCCAAGGTCGAACTGACGGTACGGGCGGACGAGGTACCCCCGGCCGTCGGCGCGGCTGCCTACCGGATCGTGCAGGAGGCGCTCACGAACGCCGTACGACACGGGGGACGGGAGGATCTGACGGTACGAGTGCTGCTGTACGGGGGTGGGGGCGCGTTGCGCGTCGAGGTGGCGGACGACGGGGTGGGCGATGCGGCGGACACGCCAGGGGAGGGATTCGGGCTCGTGGGGATGCGGGAACGGGCGCGCAGCGTGGGCGGCACACTGGATGCCGGGCCGGGGGAGGACGGGGGGTTCACGGTGAGCGCGGTACTTCCGTTGCCGGTGAATCGGAAGGGGGAGGATGCCGGGTGA
- a CDS encoding dipeptide/oligopeptide/nickel ABC transporter permease/ATP-binding protein — MFERGRLAALLSRPGIRLRGWRRLPVLSRIAVCFLAFVVVMAVFAPYLAPDDPLDQQPLIGGTGAPSAEHWMGQDSLGRDIMSRLMYGARWSLAIGLGATALALTVGALIGAIAATSRKAVDETLMRCLDVVMAFPGIALAAVLVAVFGGGITVLICAIAFLFTPPVARVVRANVLDQYGEDYVTAERVIGARTHHIVLRHVAINCAAPVLVFCTVQVAEAIVFEASLSFIGAGVRPPDPSWGSVIADGKNMVLTGGWWATVFPGLLMLITVLSLNVLSEGVSDAWAAPAARDVEVREEEDHLEAPEPGTGEVLALPGLTQAAQRLRTRARPVPTGQPILAVENLTIGFAARHAGVDIVDGISFEVHPGEVLGLVGESGCGKSLTALTVMGLEPKGARVTGQVRFNQRNLLAEPMRVRRKLLGHEMAMIYQDALSSLNPAMTIRSQLKQVVRRGGHRTPEELLGLVGLDPDRTLRSYPHELSGGQRQRVLIAMALSRDPKLIVADEPTTALDVTVQAQIIELLLRLREELDFALILVSHDLALVADVTDRVVVMYGGQIVETGVTADLVGAPSHHYTRGLLGSVLSLESAAVRMTQIKGTVPSPADFPKGCRFADRCPMAAEACRTTAPDLLGARTHLAACHHPAIDLTTPEPTGSETVK, encoded by the coding sequence ATGTTCGAACGGGGGCGCCTGGCCGCCCTCCTCTCCCGCCCGGGCATCCGCCTGCGCGGCTGGCGCCGCCTCCCGGTCCTCTCCCGGATCGCGGTCTGCTTCCTGGCGTTCGTGGTGGTCATGGCGGTCTTCGCCCCCTACCTGGCCCCCGACGACCCGCTGGACCAGCAGCCCCTGATCGGCGGCACGGGAGCCCCCTCCGCCGAGCACTGGATGGGCCAGGACAGCCTGGGCCGCGACATCATGAGCCGGCTGATGTACGGCGCCCGCTGGTCCCTCGCGATCGGCCTCGGCGCCACGGCCCTCGCCCTGACGGTGGGCGCGCTGATCGGCGCGATCGCGGCGACGTCGCGCAAGGCGGTCGACGAGACGCTGATGCGCTGCCTGGACGTGGTGATGGCGTTCCCTGGCATCGCGCTGGCCGCCGTACTCGTCGCGGTCTTCGGCGGCGGCATCACGGTCCTGATCTGCGCAATCGCGTTCCTGTTCACGCCGCCGGTGGCGCGGGTGGTGCGGGCTAACGTCCTGGACCAGTACGGCGAGGACTATGTGACGGCGGAACGGGTGATCGGCGCCCGCACGCACCACATCGTCCTTCGCCACGTCGCGATCAACTGCGCGGCCCCGGTGCTGGTGTTCTGCACGGTGCAGGTGGCTGAGGCGATCGTCTTCGAGGCGTCGCTGTCGTTCATCGGCGCGGGCGTACGGCCGCCGGACCCGTCCTGGGGAAGCGTCATCGCGGACGGCAAGAACATGGTCCTGACCGGCGGTTGGTGGGCGACGGTCTTCCCGGGTCTGCTGATGCTGATCACGGTGTTGTCGTTGAACGTTCTCTCCGAGGGCGTGTCGGACGCGTGGGCAGCGCCGGCGGCCCGGGACGTGGAGGTACGGGAGGAGGAGGACCACCTGGAGGCCCCGGAGCCGGGGACGGGCGAGGTCCTGGCTCTCCCGGGCCTGACGCAGGCGGCGCAGAGGCTTCGGACGAGGGCACGTCCGGTCCCAACCGGGCAACCCATACTGGCAGTTGAGAACCTGACGATCGGCTTCGCGGCCCGCCACGCAGGTGTGGACATCGTCGACGGCATCAGCTTCGAGGTCCACCCGGGCGAAGTCCTGGGCCTGGTGGGCGAGTCGGGCTGCGGCAAGTCACTGACGGCACTGACGGTGATGGGCCTGGAACCGAAGGGCGCCCGGGTCACCGGCCAGGTCCGGTTCAACCAGCGGAACCTGCTGGCGGAACCGATGCGCGTACGCCGCAAGCTGCTGGGCCACGAGATGGCGATGATCTACCAGGACGCCCTGTCGTCCCTGAACCCGGCGATGACGATCCGTTCACAGCTCAAACAGGTCGTACGACGAGGAGGCCACCGCACACCGGAGGAGCTCCTGGGCCTGGTGGGCCTGGACCCCGACCGCACCCTCCGCAGCTACCCACACGAACTGTCGGGCGGCCAGCGCCAGCGGGTCCTGATCGCGATGGCTCTGTCCCGCGACCCGAAGCTGATCGTCGCGGACGAGCCGACAACAGCCTTGGACGTGACGGTCCAGGCCCAGATCATCGAACTGCTCCTACGCCTGCGCGAGGAACTGGACTTCGCCCTGATCCTGGTCTCGCACGACCTGGCCCTGGTGGCGGACGTGACGGACCGGGTGGTCGTGATGTACGGCGGCCAGATCGTCGAGACGGGCGTGACGGCGGACCTGGTCGGCGCCCCGTCCCACCACTACACCCGAGGCCTGCTGGGCAGCGTGCTGTCGCTGGAGTCGGCGGCGGTCCGCATGACCCAGATCAAGGGCACGGTTCCCTCCCCCGCCGACTTCCCCAAGGGCTGCCGTTTCGCGGACCGTTGCCCGATGGCGGCTGAGGCGTGCCGTACGACGGCCCCCGATCTCCTGGGCGCCCGGACCCACTTGGCGGCCTGCCACCACCCGGCGATCGATCTGACGACGCCGGAGCCGACCGGAAGCGAGACGGTGAAGTGA